In a genomic window of Zestosphaera sp.:
- a CDS encoding DNA repair exonuclease translates to MRKLLVHTADLHIGAFSDSPLSGASLRAFREIVEYVKENSIKYLIISGDLFERPRLENYFFLRQVIIGLKELRDSGVFVVSVPGSHDVSVKGSDLVHILRDAGLIHLTRHEEDAEGLLLKPLELGEYVFYGVPGLKKGFEAKLLSEGRVRFDNISEVKKPVIVLAHTSVKFYGYDPSDFESRYGKIFISGDEWLRRLPDKVVYVALGHIHYPLPLSHEFRLRAAYAGAPVGRDRNDLRETHELKSRGLKRRFLVVEPSEEIPKVKSLWSDFGVEVVYERISFTDVSEVLNHIKKLSRDMQGDFKALLVDLTNVESGKLGRLLYEADILRNDLKSMNVSLMLNTELKTRGGPVEIDVRPGEDYIEAIERSVAEDLARKSGFTVTSEKILEIINILGRKKPEGISEDEFYEELFKELMKVMEEVFSESREAS, encoded by the coding sequence GTGAGGAAATTGCTTGTCCATACTGCTGACCTACATATAGGCGCGTTTAGTGACTCTCCTCTCTCAGGAGCTTCTCTCAGGGCTTTTAGGGAGATCGTTGAGTATGTGAAGGAAAACAGTATTAAGTACTTAATAATCTCGGGTGACTTATTTGAGAGACCTAGACTCGAGAATTACTTTTTCTTAAGGCAGGTTATCATAGGATTGAAAGAATTGAGAGACAGTGGTGTTTTCGTGGTTAGTGTTCCAGGAAGTCACGACGTTTCTGTTAAGGGCAGTGATCTCGTTCATATCCTGAGAGATGCTGGCTTAATACACTTGACTAGACATGAGGAAGATGCTGAAGGCCTCCTGCTGAAGCCTCTAGAACTGGGAGAGTACGTTTTCTACGGCGTGCCGGGGCTTAAGAAAGGCTTTGAAGCTAAGTTGCTGAGTGAGGGTAGAGTTCGTTTCGATAACATAAGTGAGGTTAAGAAGCCTGTCATCGTGCTGGCTCACACTAGTGTCAAGTTTTACGGTTACGACCCAAGCGACTTTGAAAGCAGGTACGGGAAGATCTTTATTTCAGGTGATGAGTGGTTGAGGAGACTCCCAGATAAAGTGGTTTACGTTGCTTTAGGACATATACACTATCCCCTACCGCTGTCTCATGAGTTTAGGTTGAGAGCAGCGTACGCGGGTGCGCCCGTAGGCAGAGATAGAAACGACTTACGTGAAACCCACGAACTTAAGAGTAGGGGCTTGAAAAGGAGGTTTTTAGTTGTTGAACCGAGTGAGGAAATACCTAAAGTAAAGAGTTTGTGGAGTGATTTCGGTGTTGAGGTAGTATACGAGAGAATATCTTTCACTGACGTGAGTGAAGTTCTGAATCATATTAAGAAGTTGTCTAGGGATATGCAGGGCGATTTCAAAGCTTTATTAGTTGACTTAACTAATGTCGAGTCAGGTAAGCTCGGAAGGCTCTTATATGAAGCAGATATTTTGAGAAATGATTTGAAAAGCATGAACGTGTCTCTCATGCTCAACACAGAACTCAAGACTAGGGGAGGACCCGTAGAGATAGATGTAAGACCTGGTGAAGACTACATAGAAGCTATAGAGAGGTCTGTAGCAGAAGACTTAGCCAGGAAATCAGGTTTTACAGTAACTTCAGAAAAAATACTAGAGATCATTAATATCCTAGGTAGGAAAAAACCTGAAGGTATTAGTGAAGACGAATTTTATGAAGAGTTATTTAAGGAGTTAATGAAGGTGATGGAGGAGGTGTTCAGTGAGTCAAGAGAGGCTAGCTGA
- a CDS encoding energy-coupling factor ABC transporter permease, whose translation MHIPDGYLSPAVAGVTLLLTSGLLLVIIRKISSAKDSLNKKISLFTALSAGIFVAQMIAWPIPGGTSLHLVGGALAGILVGPWLGILSMSLVLLVQCLVFHDGGLTAIGANILNMGVIGVLAGYAVFKLAYRVSKKVWLSGFLAGWLSLTLAGLACGIELGISWNSTIPIYVMGPWHVVLGLIEGLITGSVVGYLARKSPNIIGWS comes from the coding sequence ATGCACATACCAGACGGATACCTCTCACCAGCTGTTGCTGGAGTCACGTTACTTCTGACGTCAGGGCTCTTACTAGTAATTATACGCAAAATCTCGTCAGCGAAAGATTCTCTAAATAAGAAGATATCTTTGTTTACTGCTTTAAGTGCGGGGATTTTCGTCGCACAGATGATTGCCTGGCCTATACCGGGAGGTACTAGCCTGCACTTAGTGGGGGGCGCTTTAGCCGGGATACTAGTAGGTCCATGGCTAGGTATTTTATCTATGAGTTTAGTACTCTTAGTTCAGTGTCTTGTCTTTCATGATGGTGGGTTGACAGCTATAGGAGCTAACATACTCAACATGGGTGTTATCGGGGTTCTAGCTGGTTACGCTGTGTTTAAGCTCGCTTACAGAGTTAGTAAGAAAGTATGGTTAAGTGGTTTTCTTGCAGGGTGGCTTAGCTTAACACTAGCTGGGCTTGCATGCGGTATTGAGTTGGGAATTTCGTGGAACTCTACAATACCGATATACGTGATGGGTCCATGGCATGTAGTCTTAGGCCTTATAGAGGGTTTAATAACTGGTAGCGTAGTAGGTTACCTCGCTCGCAAATCTCCTAATATTATAGGGTGGTCTTGA
- a CDS encoding PDGLE domain-containing protein, which translates to MSSRKTLLTLFILLLLSPVFGVILAEELGYHEPLDIVAEELGLSELEFTWTPFKDYAVPGLPEWLGYIICGALGVLVIVSVGFIVKALIRR; encoded by the coding sequence ATGTCCTCTCGCAAAACACTCCTTACTTTATTCATACTCTTGCTGTTAAGCCCTGTCTTTGGTGTAATCTTAGCTGAAGAGCTAGGATATCACGAGCCTCTAGATATAGTGGCTGAAGAGTTGGGATTGAGTGAACTCGAATTCACTTGGACTCCTTTCAAAGACTATGCCGTGCCCGGGCTACCTGAGTGGTTAGGGTACATAATCTGCGGTGCCTTAGGAGTGCTAGTAATAGTTTCTGTAGGCTTCATAGTGAAGGCTTTAATAAGGCGGTGA
- a CDS encoding energy-coupling factor transporter transmembrane component T, whose protein sequence is MSSVVIRKFLDTVSETLEVIDLRGQIEVSPVFMVMSFIVIVLTSFSTSLYVIILTLVTSLAILAITRDSRNYLRKLSSALVYVFLFSLVALTPFLTEDFGVLYFFYVLRATSTTSFLLITTTVLGWERLSEFMRRLKLSDAALALMMHIKTISVLLRDTSKILLSREARLVKNSGVRNLPTYATVIGDLIIRSSERSKRTLLAIEARTFGKASDGLSSHKPFKLSKLDMLVSLVAFVELLICLWGEAP, encoded by the coding sequence TTGAGTTCCGTAGTGATTAGGAAGTTTCTTGATACTGTTTCCGAGACTCTTGAAGTAATAGACTTGCGGGGCCAGATAGAAGTCTCTCCTGTTTTTATGGTGATGTCCTTCATTGTTATCGTATTGACTTCTTTCTCTACAAGCTTGTACGTAATAATCCTCACGTTAGTTACTTCACTCGCTATACTCGCTATCACGCGTGACTCAAGGAACTACTTAAGAAAACTTTCTTCAGCTCTCGTTTACGTGTTTCTGTTTTCTTTAGTAGCCCTAACACCATTCTTAACCGAAGACTTCGGGGTCCTCTACTTCTTCTACGTGCTTAGAGCTACTAGCACGACTAGCTTCTTACTAATCACGACTACAGTCTTAGGTTGGGAGAGACTGAGTGAGTTTATGAGGAGGCTTAAGTTGTCTGACGCAGCATTAGCCTTAATGATGCACATTAAGACAATCTCTGTTTTACTTCGTGACACCTCAAAAATACTCTTAAGTAGGGAAGCAAGGCTAGTTAAGAATAGTGGTGTAAGGAACTTACCAACATACGCTACCGTGATAGGGGACCTCATAATCCGAAGTAGTGAAAGGAGTAAGAGAACTCTCCTAGCTATAGAAGCTAGAACATTCGGCAAAGCCTCTGACGGATTAAGTTCCCACAAACCCTTCAAACTCTCAAAACTAGACATGCTAGTTTCTCTAGTAGCGTTTGTTGAGCTCTTAATATGCTTATGGGGTGAGGCGCCTTAG
- a CDS encoding ABC transporter ATP-binding protein: MWFRYSREEDYILRGVELDLNNSELVVVRGPNGSGKTTLILVAAGLLRPETGEVLLEGKPIYEQLPLARRKIGVTFQDPDDQFFNATVYDEVAFALRQLKISEYDVRTHVTKIARKLGIEHLLGKLPYRLSGGEKVKVALASILVYEPEILLLDEPTAYLTPENKDEVMKILRELKESGKSILIATNDPQITEYSVDKTLRIVNGKLVAE; encoded by the coding sequence GTGTGGTTCAGGTATTCTAGAGAAGAAGACTACATTTTAAGAGGTGTAGAGTTAGACCTAAACAATTCAGAACTCGTAGTGGTTAGAGGACCTAACGGCTCAGGCAAGACTACCTTAATCTTAGTAGCGGCCGGACTCTTAAGACCTGAAACCGGGGAAGTCTTACTAGAAGGCAAGCCAATATACGAGCAACTACCGCTAGCTAGGAGGAAGATAGGCGTGACTTTCCAAGACCCAGACGACCAATTCTTTAACGCTACCGTCTATGATGAAGTGGCTTTCGCGCTAAGACAACTCAAGATCAGTGAGTATGATGTAAGGACACACGTTACTAAAATTGCTCGCAAGCTAGGTATAGAACACTTACTGGGTAAACTACCCTATAGATTGAGTGGTGGGGAAAAAGTTAAGGTAGCTCTAGCTTCAATCCTAGTATACGAGCCTGAAATACTACTACTAGATGAGCCGACCGCGTACTTAACACCTGAAAACAAGGATGAGGTGATGAAGATTCTTAGAGAGCTTAAGGAGAGCGGGAAGTCCATCCTCATAGCCACGAATGACCCGCAAATCACTGAATATTCAGTAGATAAGACATTGAGAATAGTTAACGGTAAATTAGTTGCTGAGTGA